The sequence CGCGCGGCTCGTAATAGGTGGGGTCGATCGGGTCGCCCCACGGGTTCCAGGTGGTGAAACGGACGACCTCCTCGACGGTGACGCGGATGTTGGGCGCCGGGGTGCCGTCGGCCTTGGTGACGGTGCCGGTGACGTCGACGTGCCGGTTGTCGTAGTCGGTGCCGGCCGGATCGGTGCTCACGGTCAGTACATAGTCGTCGCCGGGGGCGGCGTCCGCGGACCTCGCGGAGGCGGCGGGCGTGGACAGGGCTCCGGTGGCGAGCAGGAGCGCGGCGACGGCGGCGAGCCGCGTCGGCAGGGGCTTCCTGGGCACAGGTCAACTCCAAGTTCGGTCGGGACTGCGGGAGTCGCGCCGGGCGGCACCGGTTCCGCCGCGGCGCAGGTGTGCGACGCATCGGGTTCGACCGGCCGGCTGGAGCGGGAGTTGTACCTGTGCGGCCCCCGTTGCGCGGCTGTGGCGAGAGGCCGTTTTGTACGGGTTTCGGGTTCACCTGGATGTCGGCCCCAGGACGCCCCGCATTGAGGCGGGCGCGGTCGGTTCGCAGGCCGGACGGGACTTCGCGGACACGACCCGGCCCCTCCCTCTAGAGTGAGTGCACTTGCGGGGCTCGGGGGACAGGCGATGGCGCGGATCATTGGTGTGCACGGGGTCGGCAAGCAGCGGCTGGGCGGCCACACGCTGTCGAAGGACTGGGAACCGGCGCTGGCCGACGGACTGGACCGCGCGGACGGCCCGAGACCCACCACAGGCGACCTGCGCATGGCCTTCTACGGCGACCTGTTCCGGCCTCCCGGCCACACCCTGTCCGTCGGCGACCCGATGTTCACGGCCGAGGACGTCGACGACTTCGAGGCCGGGCTTCTGATGGAGTGGTGGGAGTCCTGTGCCCGGACCGACCCCGCCGTTCCGCCGCCGGGCGGGGACACTCTGGCCCGTTCGCCGCGCTCGGTGCAGACGGCCCTGCGGGTGCTCCAGCGCTCGCGCTTCTTCGCCGAACTCTCCCTGCGCGCACTCGTTTTCGACCTCAGACAGGTCCGCCGGTATCTGACGGACGCCGACCTGCGGGCGGCGGCCCGGAGCCGGGTGGAGGAGGCGATCGGACCCGACACACGGGTGGTGGTGGCCCACTCGCTCGGTTCGGTCGTCGCGTACGAGGCGCTGTGCGCCCTGCCCGGTCACCAGGTGCGCGCCCTGGTGACCCTGGGGTCGCCCCTCGGGATGCGTATGGTCTTCGACCGGCTCAAGCCTGAGCCCGGCGCGTGGCCGGGCGGCGCGATCGGCATGGGCGGCACAGGCGCCGAGCGGGGGGAGGGTGGTGAGGGCGGCCCGGGTGGACTGCGGTGGACGAACGTCGTCGACGAGGGTGACGTCGTGGCCGCGGTACGGGACCTGTCGTCGCTCTTCGGCCCGGAGATCACGGGGAAGGTCGTGCACAACGGCTCCCACGCCCACGACGCCACGCTCTACCTCACGGCGAAGGAGACCGGGGAGGCCGTGGCGGAGGGCCTGGCATGAGCGGCGCAGGGCCCGGCGTGAGTGGGGGCACGACGGAGAACGGCCCCCGGCGCTTCCTGATCGCGACCGCCGTCAGCCACTACCCCCATGCCCCGGAGTGGGACCGGCCCGGGCTGGTCGACGCCCGGCGCCAGGTGGTGGAACTCTTCACCGGCAAGCTCGGCTACGCGCACGTGTCGGACCTCGGCGCGAATCCGACACAACAGCAACTCCTGTGGGAGCTGCGCGAGTTCTGCCGCTCTCCGGACCGCCGCCCCGACGACATCGTCGCCGTCTACATCGCCGGGCACGGTGAACTCCTCGGCAACGACGACTACGTACTCCTCACCTCGGACACGAACCCCGAGGACCTGTACGACGCCCTGCAGCCGAGCACCCTGGCCCGCAAGATCCTCGCCGGGACGAAGGTCCGCCGGCTGCTGCTCATGCTGGACACCTGCTTCTCCGGGCAGGGCGGCAACGAACTGCTCACCCAGATGGCCAAGTTGAAGAACCAGTGGCGGGAGGAGGGCGCGGGCCTGGCGGTGATCACCTCCGCGCAGCCGAACGAACTCGCGCAGACCGGCGCGTTCCCGCAACTCCTCGCGGAGGCCGTGGACAACCTGGCCACGGCCGGCTACACACCCCCGCTCCTGGCGCTCGACGCGGTGGTCAACGCCACCCGCGCCAACCCCAAGCGCCCCGACTTCCAGCACATCGGTCTGGAGATCATCGGGCTGACCGGCGAGATCCCGCCGTTCCTGCCCAACTCCAGGCACAGCCCCGGGCTTTCGCACACGGACATGGCCCTGCAACAGGCCGCCGAGTGGGACCAGCAGGACCAGCGGCGGGACGTGGAGTTCAGGACGCGGCTGCTGCGGCGGGCGATGGGGCACCGGGACGAGGCCCGGGTGGGGTGGTGGTTCTCGGGCCGGCATCGAGCGCTGAAGGACATCACCCGGTGGCTCGGCGAACTGCCGCACGAAGAACCCGCGTTGGTGGTCACGGGTGACCCCGGCTCGGGCAAGACCGCGGTCCTCGGCCTGCTCGCGGCCGTGAGCGATCGCGAGTACCGGCGTACGGTCCCGCTCGCGACGCTGGGCCTGACGAGCGAACGGCTCCCGCCGCCCGAAGCGATCCGCACGGCCGTCTACGCCCAGAACCTCACCGACCAGCAGGTCGTACGCGCCCTCGCGGCGGCCCTGCGACTGCCGTCGGCGGAGACGGTGGCGGACCTCCTCAACCACCTCAACTCCCGCCCCGAGCCGGAGCGTCCGCACGTCGTGCTGATCGACGGGCTGGACGAGGCGGCGACCCCGCCCGCCCTGTGCGGCCAGGTCCTGCGCCCGCTGATGGAACTCGCGGGCACCCATCTGCGGCTGCTCCTGGGTACCCGCCCCCACCTGCTCGCGCCGCTGGGCCTGGACCGGGGCGAGCACATCGACCTCGACGCGCCTCGTTACGCCGACCGGCAGGCCGTGCTGGCCTACACGGTCCGCAACCTCATGGACGGGCACCCGGACTCTCCCTACCTGGAGTGCCCCAACGAAGACCGGATGGCAGTGGCGAGGGCAGTGGCCAGGGCGGCCGGGCGCTCCTTCCTCGTCGCCCGTATCACCGCCGGTACGCTCGCGGCGGTCCCGGAGCTCCCTGACTCCCGTGATCCCGCCTGGCGCAGGTCGCTGCCGCGCGCGGCGGCCGAGGCCATGCACGGGGACCTGCATCAGCGCTTCGGGGACGACCACGCGGCACGGATCATGGGCCTGCTGCGCCCGTTGGCGTACGCCGAGGGCCAGGGACTGCCCTGGGAGGACATCTGGGCGCCGCTCGCCTCGGAGATCGCCGGTCGCCGTCACACCAACCAGGACCTGCACCGGTTGCGGCGTGAGGCGGGTGCGTACGTGGTGGAGGCCGTCGAGGACGGCCGGTCGGTCTACCGGCTCTACCACGAGGCGATGGCGGAGTACCTGCGGCAGGGGCAGGACGCGCGAGCGGCGCACCGGGCGGTCACGAAGTCGCTGCGGGCCGCCGTGCCGTACGGGCTCGACGGGACGCCCGACTGGGAGCGGGCCCATCCTTACGCGCTGCGCCACCTGGCGACGCATGCCGCTGCCGGAGGTGCGCTCGACAGCCTGCTCGCCGATCCCGAGTACCTGGTCCACGCGGACTGCGACACACTCGCGCTCCATCTGCCGGAGGCCGGGAGCGACACCGCGCGGCTCCATGCGGCGATCTACCTCGTCTCCCTCCATCTCCACCGCGATCTCGACGCGGCGGGCCGCCGCCAGATCCTCGCCATGAACGCCGCCCGCTTCAACGAGCCCGGCACCGTGGAGGCGCTCAACAGCCGTATGGGCGACGGTGATTGGAGGCCTCTCGCCGCCTCCGGCTCGCAGGTCTCGGGCAGCGTCCGGCATGTGTTCACGGGACACACGGAGGCGGTGGACACGGTGGCCTGCGCCGAGTTGGACGGACGCCCGATCGCCGTCTCCGCTTCCAGGGACCACTCCGTACGGGTCTGGGACCTGACCACCGGCCGGCCCGTCGGAGAACCACTGACCGGCCACACCGGCGTCGTGTACGCGGTGGACTGCACGGTGCTGGACGGGCGCCCGATCGCCGTCACCGGCTCCTGGGACAACACCGTGCGGATCTGGGACCTGGCGGCGGGCCGGGCCCTCGGAGACCCGCTGACGGGCCACACCGCCCATGTGGAACACGTCGCCTGCACGGAGCTGGCGGGCCGTCCGGTCGCCGTCACCGGCTCGAACGACAACAGCGTCCGGGTCTGGGACCTGGCAACCGGCCGGCCCGTGGGTGAGCCGACGGACGTCGGGAGCCCGGTGAACGCCCTGGCCTGCGCCGTGCTGGACGGTGGCCCTGTCGCCGTCGCACAGACGACGCGTGGAGGGCCACGCGTATGGGACCTGGCGAGCCGGAGCGAGCGGGGCCGGCTCGAAGGCGGCGAGCATCTCTGGGTGGGAGTCATGGCGTGCACGGAGCTGGACGGTCTCCCCGTCGTCGTCGGCTGTGACGGGGACGAGACGATGCACATCTGGGATCTGGCGACACGGCGGCACCTGGCCGAGTGGCGGGGTCCCGGCGACTGGACGTACTCGCTGACGTGCGCGGAGGTGGACGGCCGTCGAGTCGCGATCACCGGTTCGGGCGACGCCAGGGTCAGGCTCTGGGATCTGCTGGACCACCGGGAGGTGGGCGCCCCTCTGCTGGGTCACAGTTCCGGGGTGCGGTCGGTGGCGTGTACCGCGTTGTCCGGACAGCCGGTCGTCGTCAGCGGATCGTTCGACGGGACGGTCCGGGTCTGGGACCTGGCGGCCCGCCGGGCGGTCGGCCGGCCCGTGATCGGCCACACCAACGACGTCACCGGCATGGACCTCGCGGTGCTCGACGGCCGGGAGGTCTTCGTCACCGCCGCCGCCGACAACACCGTGCGGGTGTGGGATCTGGCCACCGCCCTGCCCGTGGGCGAACCCGTGCACGATCACGAGGGAGACGATCCCGTAGGCCGGCAGCCGCTGTCCTGCTCGGTACTGGGAGGCCGCCCGGTGGCCGTCACCGTCGGCCGGGGCGACACCGGGAGGGTGTGGGACATCGAGACGGGTCGGGCCGCGTGTCCGCCCATCGAACTCGGCACTCTGGCAGCCATGTCCCAGGTGGCCTGTGCCGTCGTGGACGGCGACCCGGTCGCGGTCTTCGCCACGCTGGACGACCGGGTCCGGGTGGTGGATCTCACGACGGGCGCGGACAGGTATCCGCCCCTCGAAGGACACGCCTCCGCCGCGACGGTGACGGCGTGTACCGAACTGGACGGACGCCCGGTCGCCGTCACCGGCTCGCACGACGCGACGTTCCGCGTCTGGGACCTCGCCACGGGGCGGCCCGTGGGTGGCGCCATTCAGGGCTACGGGGAGGGGGTCATGGCCTGTGCGGTGCTGGACGACGGTCCTGTGATCGTGGCCGGGTGGAACCGTGACCCCATGCTGCGGATGTTCAGCCTGTCGACGGGCCGGCCCGTCGGGCAGCCGATGACCGGCCACACCCAGCCTGTCTCCGCGCTGGTGTGCGGGGAGCTGGACGGTCGACCCGTCGCTGTCAGCGGCTCGCCCGACAACACGGTGCGGGTCTGGGACCTCCGCACGTGCAGCAGCGTCGGACTCATCCACGTACCCGGGGAGTGCGCCGCGCTGGCCCTCTCCGCGAGCGGTCTCCTGGCCTGCTCCATGGGCAGTGACGTGGCCGTCCTCGGCCGGACCGGCGGCGGCACGATTCCCCGGTAGCCGGTAGCCGGTAGCCGGTAGCCGCGGGCCGCGGGCCGCGGAGGCCCCGCCGCGCATGGCGAAGGCGGCGGCCCGGGGATCGGGGCCGCCGCCTTCGCGTACGGGGGAGTGGTGCGGGCCGGCTCAGTACCAGCCGTTGGCCTGCCAGAAGTTCCAGGCGCCGACCGGGCTGCCGTAGCGGTCGTTCATGTAGTCGAGACCCCACTTGATCTGGGTCTTCGGGTTCGTCTTCCAGTCGGAACCGGCCGAGGCCATCTTCGAGGCCGGCAGGGCCTGGACCAGGCCGTAGGCGCCGGAGGAGGAGTTCGTGGCGTCCACGTCCCAGCCGCTCTCGTGCTCGACGATCTTCGAGAACGCCTTGAACTGGGCGTCGTTGTGGATCATCTTCTGCGCGGTCGCCTTGGCCGAGGCGGAGGTGGCCGCCGTCGGGGCTGCGGCCTGGGCGGGACCCGCCGCGAGCACCATGCCGGTCGTGGCGGCTGCGACGGCAGCGCCGGTGATGACCGACTTCGGGGAGGCGATGCGGCGGATGCGGGTGGAGAAACGCACGGAGAACCTTTTCTTCGGGGACGGGGCAGTCGCTCGTACGCCCTGACGTCAGCCCTGGCATGCGGCGGCGCCGAGGCCCTGAGGGGCACGTCGGCGCCTTGCGACTCCACCAATGAACCAGGCCGACGAGCCGTCCGCAATGCCCCCTTTTGCTAGTTGTGGTCGTATCCGCCGCGAAGGTCCTTCTGTGACGTGGCTCTCAATCCGCAGGTCGGAGGGTGTTAGGCCGTGGGCATGACAAGGCTCGCGGTCTACGGTCGCGCTTAGTGGAGGACCAAGGTCCTGTGGGCCGCCTCACGAGATGCGCCCGGTGGGTGTGACAGGAAGTAGTTGCGGCTTCTACAGCGTGCGGCCGGGTGGTGTGACGGGCGCCGCACCACCGGCGTCACCGTCGGGGTCCCCGAACGTGACCGGCGTCTCGAAAGCGGCCCGGCGCGTGGCCCGGCGCAGCGCCTTGAGGACCGTCGCGCCCAGAGTGACGGTCAGGACGACCGTCACCGTGGCCCGGCCCAGGTCCCAGCCGAGGGAGGTGGCCAGGCAGTACGCGACGAAACGCGCCAGGTTGGTGTGCACGGCGTCGACCGGGTCGAAGGCGACGTTCGACGACAGCGCGTCCATGAAGGGCCAGCCCGCCAGATTCATGAGCGTGCCGTATGCGAAGGCCGCCAGGAAGCCGTACGCGGCGAGCATCGCCAGCTCGCCCCGGCCGCGCAGCCGGTCCGGGCCCGGGAGCAGCCCCGCGCCCATCGTGAACCAGCCCATCGAGAGCATCTGGAACGGCATCCAGGGCCCGACCCCGCCCGTGAGCAGCGCGGACGCGAACATCGTGACCGCCCCGAGCACGAAGCCGAACCCCGGCCCCAGCACCCTCCCGCTCAGCACCATCAGGAAGAACATCGGCTCGATCCCGGCCGTACCGGCTCCGATCGGCCGCAACGCGGCGCCGGTCGCCGCGAGCACCCCGAGCATGGCCACGGCCTTCGGGCCGAGCCCCGACTCGGAGATCGTCGCCGCGACGACCCCGACCAGCAGCACGAGCAGCCCCGCGAACAGCCAGGGCGCGTCCTTCGAGTGGGCGCCGACCTGCGAGGTCGGCCCGCTGAAGAACGGCCAGGTGAGCGCGGCGAGCCCGATGGCACCGACCAGGACGAGGGCGGCGACGGAACGGGGGCCCAGCCGGACGGCACGGGCCTGGGGCCGCGGAGGGGGAAGAGGGGAGCGGCGGGGACTCACGAAGACGGCCCTTCCGTCGGCTCGGACGCGCCCGGCGCCTCGCGCTCGCCCAGCGCCTCGCGCACCTGGGAGACCGTCAGCCACTTCTGCGGCGAGAGAACCTTGGTGACCTGCGGGGCGAAGGACGGGGAGGCGACGACGACCTCGGCGGTCGGTCCGTCGGCGACGGGCTCGCCGTCGGCGAGGATGACGACCCGGTGGGAGAGTTCGGCGGCCAGCTCCACGTCATGGGTCGCCAGGACGATGGAGTGGCCCTCGGCCGCGAGCGCCCGCAGCAGGGTGACCAGACGGGACTTGGCCGCGTAGTCGAGGCCGCGGGTCGGCTCGTCGAGGAGGATCAGCGGCGGCCCGGCCGTCAGCACGACCGCCAGCGCCAGGGTGAGCCGCTGGCCCTCCGACAGGTCCCGCGGATGCGTGCCGTCCCCGATGCCCGGCAGCAGCTCGGACACCAGGGCCCGGCAGGTGCCCGGAGCGGCCCCCGCGTCGGAGTCCGCCGCCGCGCACTCACCGGCCACCGTGTCCGCGTACAGCAGGTCCCTGGGCTCCTGCGGTACGAGGCCGACCCGGCGGATGAGTTCCGCGGGCGCCGTGCGGTCGGGCCGGAGGCCGCTCACGCGTACGGACCCCGCCGAGGGGGAGACGAGGCCGACCAGGGCGGAGAGCAGCGTCGACTTGCCCGCGCCGTTGCGGCCCATGAGCGCCACGGTCTCGCCGGGGGCGACGGCCAGGGTGACGTCGTGGAGCACCTCGGTACGGCCACGGCGGACGGCGAGGCCGGTGACCACTGCCGGGTGGGGTGTGCCCGGGGTGCCCGGGGTGGTTCCGGGTGTCTCCAGGGGGCGCCTGCGGAAGAGACGCGGGCGGCGGGAGGGGGACACGCCGCTCGCCGCCGCACCGGCTGTCGGCACCGGTCCGGGTGCGGATGCGGGGCCGGTCGGGCCCGTCCCCTTGTACGGGAGCCCTGCCAGGCGGTCCCGCAGGGCGCCCGCTCTCCGGCGGGCGTCCCGGACCGTCAGCGGCAGGGGCGACCAGCCGTCGAGCCGGCCCAGGGCCACCACCGGCGGGTACACCGGCGACACGGCCATGACCTCGGCGGGCGTGCCCAGCAGCAACGGGGCGCCCGGAGAAGGGAGAAGGGCCACGTGGTCGGCGTACTGCACCACGCGTTCCAGACGGTGTTCGGCCATGAGGACCGTCGTGCCGAGGTCGTGGACGAGGCGCTGGAGGACCGCGAGGACCTCTTCCGCGGCTGCCGGGTCCAGGGCCGAGGTCGGCTCGTCGAGGACCAGGACCTCGGGGTGCGGGGTGAGGACCGAGCCGATCGCGACCCGCTGCTGCTGCCCGCCGGAGAGCGTGGAGATGGGACGGTCGCGCAGGTCGGCGAGGCCCAGCAGGTCCAGGGTCTCCTCGACACGGCGGCGCATCACGTCCGGCGCGAGACCCAACGACTCCATGCCGTAGGCGAGCTCGTCCTCGACCGTGTCCGTGACGAAGTGCGACAACGGGTCCTGGCCCACCGTGCCCACCACATCGGCGAGTTCGCGGGGCTTGTGCGTGCGCGTGTCACGGCCCGCGACCGTCACCCGCCCGCGCAGGGTGCCGCCCGTGAAGTGCGGGACCAGCCCGC is a genomic window of Streptomyces sp. NBC_00414 containing:
- a CDS encoding transglycosylase SLT domain-containing protein is translated as MRFSTRIRRIASPKSVITGAAVAAATTGMVLAAGPAQAAAPTAATSASAKATAQKMIHNDAQFKAFSKIVEHESGWDVDATNSSSGAYGLVQALPASKMASAGSDWKTNPKTQIKWGLDYMNDRYGSPVGAWNFWQANGWY
- a CDS encoding AAA family ATPase, with protein sequence MSGAGPGVSGGTTENGPRRFLIATAVSHYPHAPEWDRPGLVDARRQVVELFTGKLGYAHVSDLGANPTQQQLLWELREFCRSPDRRPDDIVAVYIAGHGELLGNDDYVLLTSDTNPEDLYDALQPSTLARKILAGTKVRRLLLMLDTCFSGQGGNELLTQMAKLKNQWREEGAGLAVITSAQPNELAQTGAFPQLLAEAVDNLATAGYTPPLLALDAVVNATRANPKRPDFQHIGLEIIGLTGEIPPFLPNSRHSPGLSHTDMALQQAAEWDQQDQRRDVEFRTRLLRRAMGHRDEARVGWWFSGRHRALKDITRWLGELPHEEPALVVTGDPGSGKTAVLGLLAAVSDREYRRTVPLATLGLTSERLPPPEAIRTAVYAQNLTDQQVVRALAAALRLPSAETVADLLNHLNSRPEPERPHVVLIDGLDEAATPPALCGQVLRPLMELAGTHLRLLLGTRPHLLAPLGLDRGEHIDLDAPRYADRQAVLAYTVRNLMDGHPDSPYLECPNEDRMAVARAVARAAGRSFLVARITAGTLAAVPELPDSRDPAWRRSLPRAAAEAMHGDLHQRFGDDHAARIMGLLRPLAYAEGQGLPWEDIWAPLASEIAGRRHTNQDLHRLRREAGAYVVEAVEDGRSVYRLYHEAMAEYLRQGQDARAAHRAVTKSLRAAVPYGLDGTPDWERAHPYALRHLATHAAAGGALDSLLADPEYLVHADCDTLALHLPEAGSDTARLHAAIYLVSLHLHRDLDAAGRRQILAMNAARFNEPGTVEALNSRMGDGDWRPLAASGSQVSGSVRHVFTGHTEAVDTVACAELDGRPIAVSASRDHSVRVWDLTTGRPVGEPLTGHTGVVYAVDCTVLDGRPIAVTGSWDNTVRIWDLAAGRALGDPLTGHTAHVEHVACTELAGRPVAVTGSNDNSVRVWDLATGRPVGEPTDVGSPVNALACAVLDGGPVAVAQTTRGGPRVWDLASRSERGRLEGGEHLWVGVMACTELDGLPVVVGCDGDETMHIWDLATRRHLAEWRGPGDWTYSLTCAEVDGRRVAITGSGDARVRLWDLLDHREVGAPLLGHSSGVRSVACTALSGQPVVVSGSFDGTVRVWDLAARRAVGRPVIGHTNDVTGMDLAVLDGREVFVTAAADNTVRVWDLATALPVGEPVHDHEGDDPVGRQPLSCSVLGGRPVAVTVGRGDTGRVWDIETGRAACPPIELGTLAAMSQVACAVVDGDPVAVFATLDDRVRVVDLTTGADRYPPLEGHASAATVTACTELDGRPVAVTGSHDATFRVWDLATGRPVGGAIQGYGEGVMACAVLDDGPVIVAGWNRDPMLRMFSLSTGRPVGQPMTGHTQPVSALVCGELDGRPVAVSGSPDNTVRVWDLRTCSSVGLIHVPGECAALALSASGLLACSMGSDVAVLGRTGGGTIPR
- a CDS encoding ABC transporter ATP-binding protein — its product is MIRFEDVSVTYDEAPEPTVRNIELTVPEGELVLLVGPSGVGKSTLLNAVSGLVPHFTGGTLRGRVTVAGRDTRTHKPRELADVVGTVGQDPLSHFVTDTVEDELAYGMESLGLAPDVMRRRVEETLDLLGLADLRDRPISTLSGGQQQRVAIGSVLTPHPEVLVLDEPTSALDPAAAEEVLAVLQRLVHDLGTTVLMAEHRLERVVQYADHVALLPSPGAPLLLGTPAEVMAVSPVYPPVVALGRLDGWSPLPLTVRDARRRAGALRDRLAGLPYKGTGPTGPASAPGPVPTAGAAASGVSPSRRPRLFRRRPLETPGTTPGTPGTPHPAVVTGLAVRRGRTEVLHDVTLAVAPGETVALMGRNGAGKSTLLSALVGLVSPSAGSVRVSGLRPDRTAPAELIRRVGLVPQEPRDLLYADTVAGECAAADSDAGAAPGTCRALVSELLPGIGDGTHPRDLSEGQRLTLALAVVLTAGPPLILLDEPTRGLDYAAKSRLVTLLRALAAEGHSIVLATHDVELAAELSHRVVILADGEPVADGPTAEVVVASPSFAPQVTKVLSPQKWLTVSQVREALGEREAPGASEPTEGPSS
- a CDS encoding ECF transporter S component yields the protein MSPRRSPLPPPRPQARAVRLGPRSVAALVLVGAIGLAALTWPFFSGPTSQVGAHSKDAPWLFAGLLVLLVGVVAATISESGLGPKAVAMLGVLAATGAALRPIGAGTAGIEPMFFLMVLSGRVLGPGFGFVLGAVTMFASALLTGGVGPWMPFQMLSMGWFTMGAGLLPGPDRLRGRGELAMLAAYGFLAAFAYGTLMNLAGWPFMDALSSNVAFDPVDAVHTNLARFVAYCLATSLGWDLGRATVTVVLTVTLGATVLKALRRATRRAAFETPVTFGDPDGDAGGAAPVTPPGRTL